The following are encoded in a window of Panicum virgatum strain AP13 chromosome 5N, P.virgatum_v5, whole genome shotgun sequence genomic DNA:
- the LOC120672931 gene encoding tubby-like F-box protein 3, which translates to MSFRSIVRDVRDGFGSLSRRSFEVTLASIYGLTGHHKGKTHSSSHELDDSPSIIRESRWASLPPELIRDIIRRLEADESTWPARKHVVCFAAVCRTWREMCKEIVLSPEFCGKLTFPVSLKQPGPREGNTMIQCFIKRNKSKSTYHLYLCLSNVVTSESGKFLLSARRHRKATCTEYTISMDSGSTSRSSRTYIGKIRSNFLGTKFLIYDTQAPYNGAVVPPVGRTSRRFNSTKVSPKLPSVSYNIAQVSYELNVLGTRGPRRMRCIMHSIPASSVEPGGIVPGQPEQIVPRALEDSFRSTASFSQSFRSTTSLSKSIMDSSMDFNSARFSDIAGSSARFSGIGSSACISGIASGRLDHHEDSEIKERPLVLRNKPPRWHEQLQCWCLNFRGRVTIASVKNFQLIAATTPPPAGAPTPSQPTPDPDKVILQFGKVARDMFTMDYRYPLSAFQAFAICLSSFDTKLACE; encoded by the exons ATGTCATTTCGTAGCATAGTCCGTGATGTTAGGGATGGCTTCGGCAGCTTGTCCAGACGCAGCTTTGAGGTGACCCTCGCAAGCATTTATGGCCTTACCGGGCATCACAAAGGGAAGACCCATAGCTCATCGCATGAACTCGATGACTCGCCTTCCATAATCCGAGAAAGCCGCTGGGCAAGCCTACCTCCTGAACTCATCCGTGATATAATACGGAGACTCGAGGCTGACGAGAGCACCTGGCCAGCACGGAAGCATGTTGTTTGCTTTGCAGCTGTTTGTAGGACATGGAGGGAAATGTGTAAAGAGATTGTGTTGAGCCCAGAGTTTTGTGGGAAGCTCACCTTCCCTGTGTCTCTAAAACAG CCTGGTCCCCGAGAAGGAAATACAATGATTCAATGCTTTATAAAGAGGAATAAGTCAAAATCTACCTACCATCTCTACCTGTGCCTTAGCAATG TTGTTACTTCAGAAAGTGGAAAATTCCTCTTATCGGCTAGAAGACACCGGAAGGCCACATGCACAGAGTACACTATATCAATGGATTCTGGCAGCACCTCAAGATCAAGCAGAACCTACATTGGAAAAATAAG GTCGAACTTCCTTGGCacaaaatttttaatttatGATACACAGGCCCCCTATAATGGGGCTGTAGTTCCTCCTGTTGGAAGGACCAGTAGGAGGTTCAACTCCACAAAAGTCTCTCCGAAGTTGCCTTCTGTTAGTTACAACATCGCTCAGGTGTCATATGAGCTAAACGTCCTTGGCACAAGAGGTCCAAGGCGGATGCGTTGCATCATGCACTCCATACCCGCCTCATCAGTGGAGCCAGGTGGCATAGTACCAGGACAGCCGGAGCAGATTGTACCTCGAGCTCTGGAGGACTCATTCCGCAGCACAGCTTCATTTTCGCAGTCATTCCGTAGCACAACCTCATTGTCCAAGTCCATCATGGACTCGTCCATGGATTTCAATAGCGCTCGCTTCTCCGACATTGCTGGCAGCAGTGCTCGCTTCTCGGGCATTGGCAGCAGTGCTTGTATCTCGGGCATTGCTAGCGGCAGATTGGATCACCACGAGGACAGTGAAATCAAGGAGAGGCCACTGGTTCTTCGTAATAAGCCACCTAGGTGGCATGAACAGCTCCAGTGCTGGTGTCTCAACTTCCGTGGCCGTGTGACAATCGCATCGGTGAAGAACTTCCAGCTGATTGCCGCAACAACCCCACCACCCGCAGGTGCTCCAACTCCCTCGCAGCCTACTCCAGATCCTGACAAAGTGATTCTACAGTTTGGAAAAGTGGCAAGGGATATGTTCACGATGGACTATCGCTACCCCCTCTCGGCTTTCCAGGCGTTTGCTATCTGTCTGAGCAGCTTTGATACAAAATTGGCCTGTGAATAA